CCTGGGGGCAACTGAGGCCAAGTCGCCGGACGCCAGCCGGGTGCGCGGCGGGGTGAGCGCCGCCGACGTCAGCGCACCGGCCTCGGTCGCCGGCAACGGCGGGAGTGGAGCTGGGTGTTCCAGGGCCGGTGCCGGCCTCCCCGCGGGTGGCGCCGCAGCGGCTGGGGCCGACCCGAGCGGCGTCGGAGCCGGGCCGTTGGCCCCGCCCAACGGAACCAGGGCGGACGGCTCCTCGGTCGGGGCGAGGAGGATGTCGGCACCGGTTCCGGCGCAGAGTCGTTGGCGGATGTCCTCGGCCAGGGCCAGCATGCGCTCGGCCGTCTGCACCGTCTGCGGGGCGCCGCGGTCGACGTGGAGGATGGCGTGGCCGGGCGCGGCGGGAACCCGCCTGATGTCGTTGGCGCCGGGCGGCTCGGCCGGGGGTCGCAGCCACAGCCCGCTCTGTACGACCTCCAGGACGGCGTCCGGAGCGTACTGGTACAGCCCGGTGGCGATCTCCGGCACCCCGTCCAGCGGCGGGCGCAGCCCGGACAGCGCCGGAGGCGGCGCATGGCCGGCCCTCACCGGGACGTAGCTCAACTCGTCGGCGTACGGACGCCGGCCGGGCGTGGCGTCCCCGGCGGACACCTCCATGTCACCGGAGCCGGGCGCGCCGGCCGGGAGTCCGGCGCAGAGCACGACCGGGTGACCCAGGGCGTTCGCCATCTCCTGGCCGGGGGCGACGGCAGCGGGGACGTCGACCGCGCCATACAGCACGAACCTGACCGCCGCCCGGGCGTTGGGCAAGACGGTGTCCCAGAAGCGGGCCAGGTCGTCGAGACCGACCGCCGGGGCGCCGGGGCTGCCGACGATCACGAGGAGCAGATCGGGATGGGTCGGCAGGTCCTCGACCAGCCTCTTGCGGTGGGCGGCTGACGGCTCGGTGCGGATGTCGCGCACCCACACCCCGCCCGGCACCGGCTCGGCGACCGTGTGCGTGCCGGTGGGCAGGGGGCGGGCCGGCGTGGAGAATTCCCAGTGCGGCTTGGGGAAGCGCCGGGAATCCCGCTGCGCCGGGCGCCCCGGCCGGCACCGCAGCCACCCATCGCCTTGGTCGCTGGGGATGAACAGGCCGCCCGCGAGCGTGGGCACGACCCTGCCGTCCGGCACCAGGACCTCGCGTGCGAGCCGGTCGGCGATCCGCTGGCCGGCCGTGCGGATCTCCTCCCGTGTGCCGCGTCCGAAGACAAGGCGCAGGGTGCCGTACCTGTCCCGGGACAGCAGGCGGGCTACCGCCTCGCACTCCCGGTCGACGGCGCCTGCCGGCAGGTCGATCACGACCAGGGTGTTCTGGACGTCGCGGGCCAGCCGCTCGGCGAAGGCGAGGGCACGGCGGTCGGGTTCGCCTTTGGGGTGGATCAGTACGGCGTCACCGACGTACGCCCGGAGCCTGAGCTTCATGAGCTGGTCATACCTTTCACCACTTCGCGGCCGCGGCGCGGCTGAGCAGGGGACCTTCGGGGATCAGCGCGAGGACGCCGGCGGGCAGGGTAAGCCGCCGCTCGGGGTCGCCGAGGCCGAGGGCCGAGGCGGCATGGCCGTCGGCGAGCCGGTACCTCGCCCCCTGTTCGGTGATGAGGTACTGGAGGGTGCTGCCTGCCGGGACCGCCAGGACCCCGCCGCCGGGCGGGATGACGACCTGCCGGGTGCTCGCGGCGCCCACCACGACCTGGGTGCTTCCGTCCGGCCCCACCTTCAGGCAGGCCGTCCCGTCGGCCAGGGGACGGGCTCCGAGTACGTCGGGGAGGCGGTCTTTCAGGCCGCGGTCGGCCGAGACTGGTGCCACGGCGATGTGCGCCTGGCTGACCTGACGCGCGGCGGGCGCGCCGGGGCGGGCGGCGAGCAGGGCGTACGCGGTCGCGTTGACCGGCGCGAGGCCGTCGGCGCGCAGGACGTAGTAGTGCGCGCCGCCGCCGGTGCTGGTGCGGAAGAACTGGCCGACTTCGGCGGCCTGACCGGCGACCTTGCCGCCGGGGGTCCCGGTGCCGGGCGGCGTCGGCGCGGTGAGGGCGGGGCCTGTGGGGACCGCGGCCAGCCAGTCGGCGGGGGCGGGGACGGCCTGCTGGTCGTCCAGGCCGAGGGCGATGAGTGCGGACTCAGCGGGGACTGGGTACTTGGTGCCGCCCATGAGCAGGTAGCGGGAGCCTCGGGGCCCGCTGAGCAGCACCTCACGGTCGGCGGTCAGCGCGGCCATCGCACCGGCGGACGGGCCGAAGACGAGGGTCTGGCCGGCCGGCCTGTCGCCCGCCTTACCGGTGGCCGTGCCGGCCGGGCCTGTCCGCAGGCAACGCGCCCAAGCACCGGTCAGCAGCCCGGACGCGTCCGGCACCGTGTCGGGGGCGCCCTTGATGCCGACCGGAAAGCCGTGCGGGACCCCTGCCAGGGACTTGGCGGACACCGTTTCCGGGGCGTTCCGCTTGCCCGCGATGAGCAGGGCCGAGGCGTAGTTCCGGGCCGGGCGCAGTACGCCGTTCGCGTAGACGTAACGGTTGCCGGTCTCCTTCTCCAGGACGACGGCCCCGTTCTTCTTCCAGTCGGACTTCGCGACCGGTGACAGCAGCCCGTACACCCCGAACCCGGCGCACAGCAGGACCACCACGCCCGCCCCGAAGAGCGTGCCGAGCGCGGACCGGCGGGTCGGGCTGTCGCCCCGGCCGGGATCTCCGGTGACCAGCGCGGAGGCAAGGCGGCCCGTGGCGAACTGGTAGGCCTGTACGTGGTCGCGTCGAGTCTGCATACGCGCCCCTAGCCAGCCAGGCCGCGGAAGTACGCGTACACGTGCAGCACCCGGAGCAGCAGCGGCAGAAGCGCCACTGCCGTGACGATCTCCAGCAGGTCGCCGATGTGCCCCCACACCGGCAGCAGCCGTCCGTGCGGCAGCCGCCAGGCGCCGACCAGCAGCAGCGCAGCCGCGGCGAGCAGTACCGCGAGCACCGCGGCCCGCCCGGCGGGGCCGGCGGGCGCGACGCGGACGACCAGGACCACGGCCAGCCCGTAGCCGCCCGCGAGCACCACAGGGACGCGCTGGAGGGTGCCGCCGACGCCGCGCGCGCGGAGCAGGACGGCCGCGCTCAGGGCGAGCGGCAGCAGCCAGCCGGCCCAGTCCGGCTCGCGGACGGCCAGCAACCAGACGGCGACCGCCCACACGATCGCGGAGGCGATGGCGAGCATGTCGAGGAAGGCGGTGGCGACCGCGACCCGGCGGGCCACCAACCCGCCCGGCTCGGGTTCGATGTCCTGCTGGAGTTCCTCGGCGTCGTTCGGCAATTGCGGCACCCGCAGCCGGGCCGTGCGCAGGGCCAGCCGGGGCGCGAGGTGCCCGAGGACGTACATGGCGACGGCGACCACCGCGGAGGCCTGGACGTCCTGCAGTCTGGCGCCCGCCACCAGCCCCACCCCGGCGGCCGCCGCTACCGCGATGATCAGGACGGTGCCGGGCACCACCAGCGGCAGCGCGCCGAGACCGAGCAGCGCCCCGGCCAGCGCCACGAGGCACGCGGCGGTGGCCAGCGCTGCGGGCGCCCCGGGGGCGTAGCCGCCGCCCGGGCCCGCGTGGAAGGTCAGCCCGGCCAGCCCGGCGAAGACGAAGGAACCGATCCCGGCGACCAGCACACTGCCCCGGTCGGCACGCAGCCGCGCGGCCCCGGCGCAGCCTGCGGCCAGCACCAGGGCGGTCAGCCCGCTCGCCGCGGCGGTCGGCGCCCCGGGTCCGGCACCGAGCAGGGCGGCGGCGAGGGCGGCCAGGGCCAGGCAGGACAGGGTCAGCGCGAGGTTGCGGGTGAGCTCGGGCCGCCACCTGCCGGGGCCGCCGCTGACGCCCTGGGCGATCCCGTCGGAGACGTCGTCGAAATGCAGCGAGGGCAGCGGCGCGTCGGCCGGGCGCAGCTGGAGCACGTCGCCGTGGCGCAGGCCGGCACTCTGCGGGGTGGCCTCGGGGTCGAGGGCTTCGTCGCCGAGCCGTTGCAGTACCCAGGGGGTGCCCTGCTGGTCGGGCACGGTGGTGACATGCCCGACCAGCAGGGGCAGCAGCGCGGAGACCGGGGTGGTGACCGGGACGGACAGGTCGGCCCGGCCGGCCGGGCCGGCAATGGTGATACGGCAGACCTCGGTGGCCTCGGCCGTGGGGGGTGCGGTCATCATCGTGCTCCTGTCGGGGCGGTGGCCGGGGGCACCAGGCCGGTCTGGACGAGTCCGACGGCGCGCCGGGTGACGAGCTGGGCGCGTCCGGCGGGCAGGGTGCGGGGCTTGGCCTCGCCGATGAACCTGCCCTCCTCCCGGGGATAGGAGAACAGCAGCACCGGGTTGCCCAGCTCCCACATACGGCGGATGAGCGGGTCCATGACGGCGCGCATGGCGCCGGAGGTGCTGCGGGCGACGACCATGTGCAGCCCGATCTGGGCGCCTTGGGCGAGCAGCCGCATCAGCGGGGCCATCGGGGAGGCCGCGCCGGGCGCGGCGGAGAACAGGTCGTAGTCGTCGATCAGGACGAACAGCAGCGGGCCGTGCCACCAGTCCCGCTTCGCCAGCTGCTCGGGGGTGATATCGGCGCCGGGCAGCCGCTTGCCGACGGACACGGCGGCGCTTTCGGCGAGCTGCCCCAGCGCGTCGCTGTCGACCACGTAGCCGACCCGGTACTCCTCGGGCACGTCCGCCAGCAGCCCGCGGCCGGGGTCGGCGAGCAGGATGCGTGCCTCGTCGGGACCGTAGCGGCTGGTGATGGCGCGGATGGCCAGGCGCAGGGCGTTGGTCTTGCCGGTCTCGCCGTCGCCGAAGACCATCAGGTGCGGGGTGGCGGCGAAGTCGTGCCACACGGGGGCGAGCCGCTGCTCGTCCCAGCCGAGGCAGAACCTGAGGTCGCGTTCGCCGTCCGGGGCCGGGAGGCGGGCGGCGTCCAGCCGGGTCGGCAGCAGGCGTACGCCGGGAGCCCGGCCGCCGGTCCAGAAGGTGTCGATCTCCGCAACCGCGCCCTTGGTGGCCGCCGTCAGGTCGTCGGTCCGGGAGGAGCTGTCGAGCCTTGGGAGGGCGGACAGGAAGTGGTGACCGGAGCCTGTCAGGCCGCGACCGGGCTGGTGCGGCACCCCTGCCGCCGCCTTGGAGCCAACCTCGGACTCCATGGAGTCGCCGAGCCGCAGTTCCCATTTGGTGCCGAGCATGTCGCGCAGCCGGGCCCGGATCTCCGACCAGCGGACCGCGGAGGCGATAATGTGCAGGCCGAACGACAGGCCCCGGGCGACAAGTTCCATGATCTGCTGTTCCAGGTCCTCGAAGTCCTGGCGGAGGGTCGCCCAGCCGTCCACCACCAGGAAAACGTCGCCATACGGGTCGTCGACCGCGCCCTGGTCGCGCAGCGCACGGTAGGCCGCCATGGACTCCAGGCCCCTGTCGGCGAACAGCTGCTCGCGGCGCTCCAGGAGCTGGGAGAGTTCCGCGACGGTCCGCAGCACCCGGTCACGCTCCAGCCGTGTCGCGACCGAGCCCACGTGCGGCAGGCCGGCGATGGAGACCAGGCCGCCCCCGCCGAAATCCAGGCAGTAGAACTGGATCTCCCGCGAGGTATGGGTCAGGGCCAGCGAGAGAATCAGGGTCCGCAGCAGGGTCGACTTGCCGGTCTGCGGCGCGCCCACGACACCGACGTGCCCGTCGCCGCCGGACAGGTCGGCGACCAGCAGTTCGCGCAGCTGCTCGAAGGGCCGGTCGACGATTCCGAGCGGAATCCGCAGCGCACCCTGGACCCGCGGGTCGGCCGCGCCCATGCCCCGGTCCGGGTCCGGCACGATGCCGGGCAGTAGCTGGTCCAGGCTGGGCGAGGAGGTCAGCGGCGGGAGCCAGACCTGCCGGGCGGGCGGACCGCTGTCCGCAAGCCGTCCGGCGAGGACCTCCAGCAGGCTCTCCTCGCTCTCCTCGGCAGGGGCCTCCTCGTCGGCCTGGCCGCGCAGCGACTCCTCGGCGAGCGAGACCAGGGCGGCCTCCTCCTCGGCACGGGCCGAGGCGAGCGGGCCGCACTGTTCCAGGCCGAAGACGGTGACCTCACGACCGGCCCTCGCTCCGCGCGGCGACTCCACCTGGCCCGAGGCGACGGGTGCAGGACCGGAGACATAGGCGGCCTTGAACCGTATGAGGTTGGTCGTGTCCACCTTGAGGTAGCCGTTGCCGGGGGCGGACGGCAGCTCGTAGGCGCTGGGGGTGCCGATCACGCTGCGGGACTCCATGGCGGAGAAGGTGCGCAGCGCCAGGCGGTACGACAGGTGGCCCTCGACCCGGTGGATCCGGGACTCGTCCAGCCGCTGGGAGGCCAGCAGCAGGTGGACGCCCAGGCTGCGCCCGAGGCGACCGATGGAGACGAACAGCTCGACGAACTCCGGCTTGCTGGCCAGCAGTTCGGAGAACTCGTCCACGACGATCAGCAGCGACGGCAGGGGCGCCAGGGTCGCTCCGGTGCCGCGCGCCTTCTCGTACTCGAAGAGCGAGGCGAAACCGGCGTCCCGGAGCAGCTCCTGACGGCGGATCATCTCGCCGTTGATGGAGTCCCGCATGCGGTCGACGAGGTGGAGTTCGTCGGCGAGGTTGGTGATGACGGCGGAGGTGTGCGGGAGGCGGTCCATGCCCAGGAAGGTGGCGCCGCCCTTGAAGTCCACCAGGACCAGGTTGAGGACCTCGGACGAGTGAGTGGCGACCAGGCCCATCACCAGGGTGCGCAGCAGTTCGCTCTTGCCGGAGCCGGTGGCGCCGATCAGCAGGCCGTGCGGGCCCATGCCGCCCTGCGCGGACTCCTTGAGGTCGATTTCGACGATCTCACCGTCCTCGGTGACCCCGATCGGCACCTTGAGGCGGGCGTCCTGAGCGATCCTCGGGCGCCACTTGGCGGCCACGTCGAAGGTGCGCAGGTCGCGGATGCCGAGCATGGCGGCCAGGTCGAAATCCGACTCCAGGGGCCGGTCCACCAGGTCGACACCGCCGCTGGTGCGCATCGGAGCGAGCAGCCGGGCGAGGTTCTCGGCCCCGGTGGCGCTCAGGTGGTCGGCCCGTCCGGAGACGATCTCGGTGTCGGAGGGGAAGTCGACCCTGCCGTCGCGGGTGGTGAGCCGCAGCACCTTGGGCCCGCCGGGTACGGCTCCGGTGAGGTCGAGCAGCACCACGCCGCGCAGCCCGGAGCCGAGCAGCCGGGAGGTCTCGGGGATCCGGACGCCATGGGCGACGATCACCACGAACGGCTCGGAGATGCTGGGCGCGGAGGACGTGTCGTGGTCCGGCCGGTCGCGGACGTCGGGGCCCAGCAGGTTCATCAGGGCATCGTGGTCGTCGGCGGCCAGCCGGACGGGGCCGGAGGAGTCCTCCTCGTGCGGGTGGGCGTTGTGCGGCAGCCACTTCAGCCAGTCCCACATGCGGCGATCGTGCTCGTCGGCCAGTACCGCGATGCGCAGTTCGTCTGGGGAGTGGAAGACGGCGAGCTGGCCGAGCATCGCCCGGGCCAGAGCCAGCGCGTCATCGGTCTCGCCCGTGAACTCGACGCTGGTGAAGCGCTGGAGGGCCACCGGGACGGGCAACCGGGGCACGGTCTGGTGGGCCTTGGTGAAACGGCGCAGCGAGATCGCGCACAGTGGCTCCAGGTCCTCCACCGGTTTGGTCTGCGGGGGCAGGAACTCCAGGGCTGCCCGACGGGTACCGAGGCCGATCCGGACCCGGGCGAAGTCGTCGTGGCCCGCCCTGCGCTCCCACAGTCGCGTGCTCGAAGCGACGGCCCACAGGCCGGCCGGGTCGGGGTTGTCCCACAGCAGAGCGGTGCGCTGTTCCTCGGCAGCCTGTCGGGCCTGCTTGCGCTTCTGGGCGAGGTAGCGCAGGTAGTCACGGCGTTCGGCGCGCATGCGGCGGCGCCGCTCCGCACCGGGGCGGCCGATCTGGACCAGGGTCATGCTGACCATGGCGATGCCCATCATCCCGGACATCATGTACATGGATGCTCCGCCCCGGCCGACGGAGAACATCAGCACCATAGCGCCGGCGCCGAGCCCCATCGGCAGGTACATCATCACGGAACCGAAGTCGGCGGTGGCCGGTTCACCCAGCACGGGGGGCTCGGCCAGTTCGACTTGGCCTTCCGGCACGGGGGGACCTTCGGCACGTGGCGAGCGCTTGGCTACCACAGTGCTCAACGTGCTCTCTTTCCTGCTCTTGGTTCCTGCTCTTGTTCCTGCTCTTTGCCTGTCCTGGCAGAAATCGACAGTAAGGAGGCGACCGGCCACACTCCCGCCACCCGGACCCTTCTCTGCCCCGGCGGACAGCGAAGCCTGGCCGAACGGGCAACGCGGCCGCCTCCGCCGATGTCACCGTGCTCCGTCGTCACCGAGACGCACGAGCCGTCGGCCGCGGTACGCGGATGATGCCCCGCGGCCCGCTCCAGCAGATCGGCGTCGTGATCGTGCAGGATCCAGTGCTGGGGCCCGCCGAGCCGGTGCGCGAGCCAGCGGCACATCGAGCCCGTACCGCACCCCAGATCGCGGATCACGAGCTCGCCCGCCTCCGTCTCCTCGAATCGCTTGCGCAGCGGTTCGAGGAGTTCGGGCGCACGGGCGGCGGCGTCGGCCACCTCGCGCAGCTCCAACCACTGGGGGGTGTAGCGCGGCGCGTCGGTCGTCGTCATACGGCCCACATCTCCCGTCGAAGCTGTTCCAGCCCTGAGGCCGGACTCCTTCCGGTTTTCGCCCAGAAGCCAAAGGCGCGACAGCTTCGCTCCGGGGCACGGGTGACTCGCCGACTGTGGCGGCGCCCGCCCCGAGGAGTCGGGAGCAGGAGCCGCCACTTCTGGCGCCGGGCATTTCAGCCGAGGAAGCGAACGGACCTCACCGTGCCGAATCCGATGGCAGAGAGATCCTGGACATTCCCATTGACGACCTGCGCCTTGCCGGTGCAGTCGGCTCCGTCCCAGATCTTGACGGCGCCGGCTGCCTGGAGCGAGCCGGAGAAACGGACGTTCTTGCAGCCGGGACCCGCCACCCCCTGGGAGGGGTCGGCGAAGTTCGGACCTTGGAAGAAGGTGGCGCTGCTCGCGGGCGAGGCGTTGGGATCGGCACCAGCACCGGACTGACCGCCGCCGGCCTTCTCGCCGTCCGGCTTGACGCCGAACCAAGTGCCGCCCACGCCCTGGCCGTTGGTGTCCCCGGCCGTCGTGTCCTTGTTGAAGAGGTAAACGGGCCAGCCGCCGATGGTGACCTGGAATGCGCCGTCACGCTGGATGAAGCCAATCGACGACTTGTCGATCCCGTCGAGGAAGACCTTCCCGCCGCGCGCGACCAGATACGGCGGCCAGGTGGTTGCGCACTCCCCGCTGCAGTTGGACTTCGACGGGTCTGCGGTGTCCTTGTCGAACCGGTACAGCGTGAAGCCGGCACCATTGACTACGACCGGGTCCAGTTGTCCAGCGCGGCCGGCCGACAGCTGTACCCACTTGCGGGCCACCGGCTTCTTCGCCGCCACAGCGGGTGCCGCGTCGGGCGCCAAGTCACCGGTCTGCGCAGGCGCATTGTTCTGCTTTGCTGTGCCGTTCTGGAAGGACAGCTCGCCGGCCCCGGATGCGGATGACGATGCGGATGCGCCCGCGTCCTTGGTGTCATTTCCGCCGCAGGCGGACAGCAGAAGAACGCCCACCGCCGCGAAAGAGGCATGCGCTGCGGCTCGTGTACGGAACATCGAGAAATACCCCCGAATGCTGCTGGTCTTTCCGCTCCGGACGTTCCGAAGCGATCAACCCCTGCTACGGACCCGGTTCTTAAGGGGTTCTCAGCACCTGACTCCGAGACACAACCGTGACCAGTTCCAGTCGCCGGCCTAAAGGCGTACCGGCTCGGCGTTGTCGACGCCCAGCCAGCAGCACCTGTCGAGTACAGCCCCGATCTTGATGTGCTCGTGGACGCCGAAGCGGAGTGCCCAGCCGCCCCGTGCCTCCAGTCCGGACAGTGATCCGGCCCCGTGCAACGAGGCGAGGACAGCGGGTCAGCCGAGGTTGTCATGTCGCGCAAGGCAGCGAGCGCTCGACCGGGCCGCTGGACCGTCCAGCGGACAGTGGTCGGCCTGTGATCGATGGGCCGGGCCGGTTGAGGTCCACACCTGGCCGACACCGCCTGGTCGACTATCACGGTTGTGCGTCGGGCCGCTTCGGGAGAACCTCGCCGGGACCGGCTCCGTAGAAGGGGTTGTCGGCTCCGCTTCGGAGGCCGCGCAGCACTCTGAGTCGGCCCTGTGGAGTTCGAGCGCAGGACGGCCAGGCAGAACAACGCGCAGAAGAGAACAGGCGATCGGGCGGGCCATCTGGCCGCCGACTTCGATCGCGATCACTGATCTCCGGGGCGGGTGGGGCTGTTCCCCCGTTTGGTTCCGCCCGCCCCGGGCTCCGCACAAGTTGAAGGATGCCCTTGACCCGCCGCACACGCGTCGCTGCTTACGTCACTGCACTGCTGCTCGTCCTGGCGGGCGTCGCCGGTTGCGATTCCTCAGGTCGCCTGTCGGCCTTCTCCAACCCCGTCGTGGAAGGGCTGTGGACCATCCAGCGCATGGCACAGGCCCGGTCCGCGGACACCCGTGTGCCGAACGGCACCGGCGAGAACACCGGTACGACGGACCCTGAGCCCGACCCGGTGCCGGCACAGCCGCAGAAGGCGACGTACCACGACAACGCCGCGGTGATGGGGAAGCTCTTCTTCGACACCCCCGACGGGCCGAGCGTGTGTTCCGGCACGGCGGTGGAGGACCCGGCACGCCCCGGCAGATCGGGGCTGGTATGGACGGCGGGTCACTGTGTGCACGCCGGGGCCGGCGGCGACTGGTTCCGCAACATCGTCTTCGTCCCCTCGTACAACAATCTCGGGCTCGACGGAACGGCCCGGCAGACCGCGGACGAGGACCGGATCGCGCCCTTCGGAACCTGGTGGGCCGCCCGGTCGGAGGTCGCACCCGAGTGGGTCGCCGAGGGGAAACCCTCCGAAGGTGGCGGCTCGCCGTTCGACTACGCGGTGCTCCATGTGCAGCGGCAGGCGCAGCCTGCCTCGCTCCAGGAGACGATCGGTCAGGCGGCGCCGGTCTGGTTCGGCGCACCGTCGGCCACTGGTATCGGGGACATGGCGGTCTGGGGCTATCCGGCCGAGTCCCCGTTCGACGGCGAGCGGATGTTCTCGTGCCAGGACAGGCCCGGTCGTCTGTCGATCCGCCCGGAGCAACCGGTGCTGTACCGGATCGGCTGCACCATGACCGGGGGCTCCTCCGGGGGCGGCTGGTTCGCCCGCAGCCCGGGCGGTGGCCTGGCGCTGGTGAGCAACACATCCATAGGGCCAACCGAAAACACCTGGCTCGCCGGGCCCCGCCTGGGCGAGTCGGCGAGGGAG
The Streptomyces lunaelactis genome window above contains:
- the eccB gene encoding type VII secretion protein EccB, translating into MQTRRDHVQAYQFATGRLASALVTGDPGRGDSPTRRSALGTLFGAGVVVLLCAGFGVYGLLSPVAKSDWKKNGAVVLEKETGNRYVYANGVLRPARNYASALLIAGKRNAPETVSAKSLAGVPHGFPVGIKGAPDTVPDASGLLTGAWARCLRTGPAGTATGKAGDRPAGQTLVFGPSAGAMAALTADREVLLSGPRGSRYLLMGGTKYPVPAESALIALGLDDQQAVPAPADWLAAVPTGPALTAPTPPGTGTPGGKVAGQAAEVGQFFRTSTGGGAHYYVLRADGLAPVNATAYALLAARPGAPAARQVSQAHIAVAPVSADRGLKDRLPDVLGARPLADGTACLKVGPDGSTQVVVGAASTRQVVIPPGGGVLAVPAGSTLQYLITEQGARYRLADGHAASALGLGDPERRLTLPAGVLALIPEGPLLSRAAAAKW
- the eccD gene encoding type VII secretion integral membrane protein EccD → MTAPPTAEATEVCRITIAGPAGRADLSVPVTTPVSALLPLLVGHVTTVPDQQGTPWVLQRLGDEALDPEATPQSAGLRHGDVLQLRPADAPLPSLHFDDVSDGIAQGVSGGPGRWRPELTRNLALTLSCLALAALAAALLGAGPGAPTAAASGLTALVLAAGCAGAARLRADRGSVLVAGIGSFVFAGLAGLTFHAGPGGGYAPGAPAALATAACLVALAGALLGLGALPLVVPGTVLIIAVAAAAGVGLVAGARLQDVQASAVVAVAMYVLGHLAPRLALRTARLRVPQLPNDAEELQQDIEPEPGGLVARRVAVATAFLDMLAIASAIVWAVAVWLLAVREPDWAGWLLPLALSAAVLLRARGVGGTLQRVPVVLAGGYGLAVVLVVRVAPAGPAGRAAVLAVLLAAAALLLVGAWRLPHGRLLPVWGHIGDLLEIVTAVALLPLLLRVLHVYAYFRGLAG
- the eccCa gene encoding type VII secretion protein EccCa, whose product is MPEGQVELAEPPVLGEPATADFGSVMMYLPMGLGAGAMVLMFSVGRGGASMYMMSGMMGIAMVSMTLVQIGRPGAERRRRMRAERRDYLRYLAQKRKQARQAAEEQRTALLWDNPDPAGLWAVASSTRLWERRAGHDDFARVRIGLGTRRAALEFLPPQTKPVEDLEPLCAISLRRFTKAHQTVPRLPVPVALQRFTSVEFTGETDDALALARAMLGQLAVFHSPDELRIAVLADEHDRRMWDWLKWLPHNAHPHEEDSSGPVRLAADDHDALMNLLGPDVRDRPDHDTSSAPSISEPFVVIVAHGVRIPETSRLLGSGLRGVVLLDLTGAVPGGPKVLRLTTRDGRVDFPSDTEIVSGRADHLSATGAENLARLLAPMRTSGGVDLVDRPLESDFDLAAMLGIRDLRTFDVAAKWRPRIAQDARLKVPIGVTEDGEIVEIDLKESAQGGMGPHGLLIGATGSGKSELLRTLVMGLVATHSSEVLNLVLVDFKGGATFLGMDRLPHTSAVITNLADELHLVDRMRDSINGEMIRRQELLRDAGFASLFEYEKARGTGATLAPLPSLLIVVDEFSELLASKPEFVELFVSIGRLGRSLGVHLLLASQRLDESRIHRVEGHLSYRLALRTFSAMESRSVIGTPSAYELPSAPGNGYLKVDTTNLIRFKAAYVSGPAPVASGQVESPRGARAGREVTVFGLEQCGPLASARAEEEAALVSLAEESLRGQADEEAPAEESEESLLEVLAGRLADSGPPARQVWLPPLTSSPSLDQLLPGIVPDPDRGMGAADPRVQGALRIPLGIVDRPFEQLRELLVADLSGGDGHVGVVGAPQTGKSTLLRTLILSLALTHTSREIQFYCLDFGGGGLVSIAGLPHVGSVATRLERDRVLRTVAELSQLLERREQLFADRGLESMAAYRALRDQGAVDDPYGDVFLVVDGWATLRQDFEDLEQQIMELVARGLSFGLHIIASAVRWSEIRARLRDMLGTKWELRLGDSMESEVGSKAAAGVPHQPGRGLTGSGHHFLSALPRLDSSSRTDDLTAATKGAVAEIDTFWTGGRAPGVRLLPTRLDAARLPAPDGERDLRFCLGWDEQRLAPVWHDFAATPHLMVFGDGETGKTNALRLAIRAITSRYGPDEARILLADPGRGLLADVPEEYRVGYVVDSDALGQLAESAAVSVGKRLPGADITPEQLAKRDWWHGPLLFVLIDDYDLFSAAPGAASPMAPLMRLLAQGAQIGLHMVVARSTSGAMRAVMDPLIRRMWELGNPVLLFSYPREEGRFIGEAKPRTLPAGRAQLVTRRAVGLVQTGLVPPATAPTGAR
- a CDS encoding trypsin-like serine peptidase; this encodes MTRRTRVAAYVTALLLVLAGVAGCDSSGRLSAFSNPVVEGLWTIQRMAQARSADTRVPNGTGENTGTTDPEPDPVPAQPQKATYHDNAAVMGKLFFDTPDGPSVCSGTAVEDPARPGRSGLVWTAGHCVHAGAGGDWFRNIVFVPSYNNLGLDGTARQTADEDRIAPFGTWWAARSEVAPEWVAEGKPSEGGGSPFDYAVLHVQRQAQPASLQETIGQAAPVWFGAPSATGIGDMAVWGYPAESPFDGERMFSCQDRPGRLSIRPEQPVLYRIGCTMTGGSSGGGWFARSPGGGLALVSNTSIGPTENTWLAGPRLGESARELYRRVSDKAGSS